Proteins found in one Gordonia sp. PDNC005 genomic segment:
- a CDS encoding SRPBCC family protein, which yields MGHIETTTTLSSAPDAVWRVISDPSTWDSWFTIHERWMEEPPAELTEGAHLTAKIVMLGMANKIEWTVGELVGPTKMVLRGTGMAGVKTEFVFTLAPAEGGSALTVTGDFEGALLKGALSKAVEKDARSQIAKTFEKLDALASA from the coding sequence ATGGGACACATCGAAACCACCACCACCCTCTCGTCCGCTCCGGACGCGGTCTGGCGGGTCATCTCCGACCCGTCCACGTGGGACTCCTGGTTCACGATCCACGAGCGGTGGATGGAAGAGCCCCCCGCCGAGCTCACCGAGGGCGCACACCTCACAGCGAAGATCGTCATGCTCGGCATGGCCAACAAGATCGAGTGGACGGTCGGCGAACTGGTCGGCCCGACCAAGATGGTGCTTCGGGGGACCGGCATGGCAGGGGTCAAGACCGAGTTCGTGTTCACACTCGCCCCAGCCGAGGGCGGCAGCGCCCTCACGGTGACCGGCGACTTCGAAGGAGCGCTGCTCAAGGGCGCGCTGTCGAAGGCGGTTGAGAAGGACGCGCGGAGCCAGATCGCGAAGACATTCGAGAAGCTCGACGCACTGGCTTCGGCATGA
- a CDS encoding VTT domain-containing protein has product MPGFMDPFNLIGYFGPVAFWGLLLVILIESGVLFPVLPGDSLLFVAGLIAAGSATAENAEKVADANFNIVLLCIAVPIAAIIGGQIGYWIGRYAGTSMFKPDARFLKEKYLDEAHAFFEKRGPITILLARFVPIVRTLAPIVAGAARMKFAVFSLYNIVGAIVWGAGITLLGYWLGQFEIVQKLIEPIFILIVLISVLPMVFEWLRRRRNNPSDAEAV; this is encoded by the coding sequence ATGCCCGGATTCATGGATCCGTTCAACTTGATCGGGTACTTCGGCCCCGTCGCGTTCTGGGGTCTGCTGCTCGTGATCCTGATCGAGTCCGGCGTCTTGTTCCCCGTGCTCCCAGGCGACTCCTTGCTGTTCGTGGCGGGCCTCATCGCTGCGGGAAGTGCGACCGCGGAGAACGCCGAGAAGGTGGCCGACGCGAACTTCAACATCGTGCTGTTGTGCATCGCCGTACCCATCGCCGCCATCATCGGCGGCCAGATCGGATACTGGATCGGTCGCTATGCCGGCACGTCGATGTTCAAACCCGATGCCCGCTTCCTCAAAGAGAAGTACCTGGACGAGGCACACGCGTTCTTCGAGAAGCGTGGCCCGATCACGATCCTCCTGGCACGCTTCGTGCCGATCGTCCGCACTCTCGCCCCGATCGTCGCAGGCGCCGCTCGCATGAAGTTCGCGGTGTTCTCGCTGTACAACATCGTCGGCGCCATCGTCTGGGGCGCGGGCATCACGCTGCTCGGCTACTGGCTCGGCCAGTTCGAGATCGTCCAGAAGCTCATCGAACCGATCTTCATCCTGATCGTTCTGATCTCGGTGCTGCCGATGGTGTTCGAGTGGCTGCGCCGTCGCCGGAACAACCCGTCGGACGCCGAAGCCGTCTGA
- a CDS encoding DUF3151 domain-containing protein has product MTSFGDLLGPQPTLLTGDDEAESDLLNGADPAAVAAEHPTASIAWAYLAEAALDGATDGAEPDTARIVAAYAYARTGYHRGLDQLRRHGWKGFGPVPWSHEQNQGFLRCVGALARAAGAIGEEDEHLRCLDLLNDSDPRAISELGLN; this is encoded by the coding sequence GTGACCTCATTCGGAGACCTCCTCGGACCCCAGCCCACGCTCCTCACGGGAGACGATGAGGCTGAATCGGACCTGCTCAACGGGGCCGACCCGGCTGCGGTCGCGGCTGAGCACCCGACCGCGTCCATCGCCTGGGCGTACCTGGCTGAAGCTGCACTGGACGGTGCGACTGACGGCGCCGAGCCGGACACGGCACGAATCGTCGCCGCGTACGCCTATGCGCGCACCGGCTATCACCGCGGACTCGACCAGCTGCGTCGACACGGCTGGAAAGGTTTCGGTCCGGTGCCGTGGAGCCACGAGCAGAACCAGGGCTTCCTTCGCTGCGTCGGCGCCCTCGCTCGCGCCGCAGGAGCGATCGGCGAAGAGGACGAGCATCTCCGGTGCCTCGATCTCCTCAACGACAGTGATCCCCGGGCGATCTCCGAACTCGGCCTCAACTGA
- a CDS encoding cation diffusion facilitator family transporter yields the protein MGSEHGHEGHSHGPTAADLASGAVNRRLWPMVVSVVIIGGFFVVELVAGFVFNSLALVADAGHMLTDVVALCMGLSALLLARHGRVTDGRSFGWYRAEVFTAVVNAVLLIGVGVFVLIEAIRRIGTDPEVPGGAMIIVASLGLLANVVVMFLLRSDAEGSIAVRGAYLEVLADAVGSVGVLVAGVIAMTTGWGYADLLVAVLIALWVVPRAVKLARDALKILNQQAPAHLDLAALRAELADLPAVDDVHDLHVWSVTTGMDVATVHLTSSGDHERVLADARRVLDGHGLEHATVQVESSGGSGACTGQLTW from the coding sequence ATGGGTAGTGAACATGGGCATGAGGGGCATTCGCACGGACCGACGGCCGCCGACCTCGCCTCTGGGGCGGTGAACCGCAGGCTGTGGCCGATGGTCGTCTCCGTGGTCATCATCGGCGGATTCTTCGTCGTCGAACTGGTGGCGGGATTCGTGTTCAATTCGTTGGCGCTGGTGGCCGACGCAGGACACATGCTCACCGACGTTGTTGCGCTCTGCATGGGCCTGTCCGCGTTGTTGTTGGCCCGGCACGGTCGGGTCACCGACGGTCGGAGCTTCGGGTGGTATCGGGCGGAGGTGTTCACCGCCGTCGTGAATGCGGTGCTCCTGATCGGAGTGGGTGTGTTCGTCCTCATCGAGGCGATCCGCCGGATCGGCACCGACCCCGAAGTTCCCGGCGGCGCGATGATCATCGTCGCGAGCCTCGGGCTGCTCGCCAACGTCGTCGTGATGTTCCTGCTGCGCAGCGATGCGGAGGGATCCATCGCAGTGCGCGGCGCATACCTCGAAGTGCTCGCCGACGCCGTCGGCAGTGTCGGTGTCCTCGTCGCAGGTGTCATCGCGATGACGACCGGTTGGGGATACGCCGATCTGCTCGTCGCAGTCCTCATCGCGCTGTGGGTGGTGCCGCGTGCGGTCAAGCTCGCGCGGGACGCGCTCAAGATCCTCAACCAGCAGGCGCCCGCTCATCTGGATCTAGCGGCGTTGAGGGCTGAGTTGGCCGATCTGCCGGCTGTGGACGACGTTCACGATCTGCACGTCTGGTCGGTCACCACGGGAATGGACGTCGCGACTGTGCATCTGACCAGCTCGGGCGATCATGAGCGGGTGCTGGCAGATGCTCGCCGCGTGCTCGACGGGCACGGCCTCGAGCACGCGACGGTCCAGGTCGAGTCGAGTGGCGGCAGCGGTGCGTGCACCGGCCAGCTGACCTGGTGA
- a CDS encoding acyl-CoA dehydrogenase family protein, producing MIEWSDTDVIMRDAMRDFVKAHVRPQLDDLEHGDLPPYPMMRKLWSEFGLDVMATEALSGHLATQRKKAEAPSDSVTKGRGGGLGDVGAQVSMGAAILAELAGVSLGSVAAVGVSLGLGAATIMSRGTLAQQERWLPDLVTLDKIASWAITEPDSGSDAFGGMKTYVRRDGTDYILNGQKTFITNGPYADTLIVYAKLDEGDESVAPRDRKVLAFVLDSGMPGLTQGKPFRKMGMHSSPTGELFFDDVRLTPDRLLGETEDHGGGDGRESARQSFTVERIGVAVLALGIINECHRLSIDYAKTRTLWGQNIGSFQLIQLKLAKMEVARINVQNMVFAAIEGLSSGRLPSLAEASAAKLYSSEIATEVAMDAVQLFGGNGYMSEYRVEQLARDAKSLMIYAGTNEVQVTHIARGLLG from the coding sequence ATGATCGAGTGGTCCGACACCGACGTCATCATGCGGGACGCGATGCGCGACTTCGTCAAAGCGCATGTCCGTCCCCAGCTCGACGACCTCGAGCACGGTGATCTCCCGCCCTATCCGATGATGCGGAAGCTGTGGAGCGAGTTTGGCCTCGATGTGATGGCCACCGAAGCGCTGTCCGGACACCTCGCGACACAGCGCAAGAAGGCCGAGGCTCCGAGCGACAGCGTGACGAAGGGGAGGGGTGGCGGCCTCGGCGATGTCGGCGCGCAGGTGTCGATGGGTGCCGCGATCCTCGCCGAACTCGCAGGTGTGAGCCTCGGGTCCGTCGCCGCTGTCGGTGTGTCGTTGGGGCTCGGAGCGGCGACGATCATGTCGCGAGGCACCCTCGCGCAACAGGAACGATGGCTGCCCGATCTGGTCACCCTGGACAAGATCGCGTCGTGGGCGATCACCGAGCCCGACTCGGGCTCGGACGCGTTCGGTGGGATGAAGACCTACGTGCGGCGGGATGGTACCGACTACATCCTGAACGGGCAGAAGACGTTCATCACGAACGGCCCGTACGCCGACACTCTCATCGTCTACGCCAAGCTGGACGAGGGCGACGAGTCGGTGGCTCCGCGGGATCGCAAGGTCCTGGCCTTTGTGCTCGACTCCGGAATGCCGGGACTCACGCAGGGCAAACCGTTTCGCAAGATGGGCATGCACTCGTCGCCGACGGGTGAGCTGTTCTTCGACGACGTCCGACTCACACCCGATCGGCTCCTGGGAGAGACCGAGGACCACGGCGGCGGCGACGGCCGGGAGAGCGCGCGGCAGAGCTTCACCGTCGAGCGCATCGGAGTCGCCGTGCTGGCGCTCGGCATCATCAACGAGTGCCACCGGCTGTCGATCGACTATGCGAAGACGCGGACGCTGTGGGGTCAGAACATCGGATCGTTCCAGCTCATCCAACTGAAGCTGGCGAAGATGGAGGTGGCGCGCATCAATGTGCAGAACATGGTCTTCGCCGCCATCGAGGGTTTGAGTTCGGGCCGACTCCCGTCACTCGCCGAGGCGTCGGCCGCGAAACTCTACTCGTCGGAGATCGCGACAGAAGTGGCGATGGACGCTGTGCAACTGTTCGGCGGCAACGGCTACATGTCGGAGTACCGGGTGGAGCAACTCGCGCGAGACGCGAAGTCGTTGATGATCTACGCGGGTACCAATGAAGTCCAGGTGACACACATCGCCAGAGGCCTGCTCGGTTAG
- a CDS encoding nitroreductase family deazaflavin-dependent oxidoreductase, with protein sequence MSDWNAGIIDEFRANEGRVGGPFEGAPMILVHHVGRKSGKQNIAPMMYLQSEDDPSTVYVFASKGGAPTHPAWYFNLVDAGSASVERGTETYDVTVSEITGADRDRIFAEQASRYPGFAEYAEKTAGIRVIPVLALTRA encoded by the coding sequence GTGAGTGATTGGAACGCCGGAATCATCGACGAGTTCCGCGCCAATGAAGGACGCGTCGGAGGGCCGTTCGAGGGCGCCCCGATGATCTTGGTCCACCATGTCGGACGGAAGTCGGGCAAGCAGAACATCGCGCCGATGATGTATCTGCAGTCCGAGGACGACCCTTCGACGGTCTACGTCTTCGCATCCAAGGGCGGTGCGCCCACGCATCCCGCCTGGTACTTCAATCTCGTCGACGCCGGAAGCGCCAGCGTCGAACGCGGCACCGAGACCTACGACGTGACTGTCTCCGAGATCACCGGCGCCGACCGCGACCGCATCTTCGCCGAGCAGGCGAGCCGCTACCCCGGGTTCGCCGAATACGCCGAGAAGACCGCGGGCATCCGAGTGATTCCAGTGCTCGCTCTCACTCGAGCCTGA
- a CDS encoding FUSC family protein has protein sequence MRARIARRTPRWLFIRLRRLWLSLVPIAQCAVAAGLAWWVAADLLQHSRPFFAPIAAVVSLGLSLAKRWRRSVELIGGVLIGIFVGDLLISAIGSGAWQICVVVAVAMSIAVFLDGGLMIPIQAASSAVLIATLIPPGPGSLDRAVDALIGGGLGILVVAVAPVNPARRARRDAAAILHTLKNLSADLAVGLRTNDEDAIYRVLASARGTQSSIEALRNDVAAGREVGRLSPLYWSSRDRLKRIAATADPIDNAVRNFRVITRRCLGVTQRGVTIEPAIVEIIDSMSSGFEMLRAMMMAEPGESPDQADAAREIRSIVRKARTSIADNVEDISETAVLVELRSLLVDMLMVAGLKRSSAIAQLHLNR, from the coding sequence ATGCGTGCCCGGATCGCGAGGCGCACCCCGCGATGGCTGTTCATCCGCCTTCGCCGACTGTGGCTGTCGCTGGTCCCCATCGCGCAGTGCGCGGTTGCGGCGGGGCTTGCGTGGTGGGTGGCCGCGGACCTGCTCCAGCACTCTAGGCCGTTCTTCGCACCGATCGCCGCGGTGGTCTCGCTGGGTCTCTCCCTCGCGAAACGATGGCGTCGCTCCGTTGAGCTGATCGGCGGAGTGCTGATCGGCATCTTCGTCGGAGACCTCTTGATCTCCGCGATCGGCTCCGGCGCCTGGCAGATCTGTGTAGTGGTAGCCGTCGCGATGTCGATCGCGGTGTTCCTGGACGGCGGCCTGATGATTCCGATCCAGGCGGCCTCGTCCGCAGTGCTCATCGCGACACTGATCCCACCGGGGCCGGGCAGTCTCGACCGTGCGGTGGATGCGTTGATCGGCGGCGGCCTCGGCATTCTGGTGGTCGCCGTGGCGCCGGTGAATCCAGCGCGACGAGCACGCCGCGACGCTGCGGCGATCCTTCACACCCTGAAGAATCTGTCGGCCGACCTCGCCGTGGGGCTGCGTACCAACGACGAAGACGCCATCTACCGCGTTCTCGCGTCCGCCCGCGGCACGCAGTCGTCGATCGAGGCGCTGCGGAACGACGTTGCCGCGGGACGTGAGGTAGGGCGGCTGTCTCCTCTCTACTGGTCGTCGCGAGACCGCCTCAAACGGATCGCCGCCACGGCGGATCCGATCGACAACGCCGTTCGAAACTTCAGGGTGATCACCAGACGTTGCCTCGGTGTCACTCAACGGGGCGTGACGATCGAGCCCGCGATCGTCGAGATCATCGACTCGATGTCGTCGGGTTTCGAGATGCTGCGAGCCATGATGATGGCGGAACCCGGTGAGTCGCCCGACCAGGCCGACGCGGCTAGAGAGATCAGATCGATTGTGCGGAAGGCGCGAACCTCGATCGCCGACAACGTCGAGGACATCTCCGAGACGGCCGTGCTCGTGGAACTGCGATCGCTGCTCGTCGACATGCTGATGGTCGCAGGATTGAAGCGGTCGTCGGCCATCGCCCAACTCCATCTCAACCGGTGA
- a CDS encoding SDR family oxidoreductase produces the protein MGALDGKVAVVTGAGRGIGREHSLLFASLGASVVVNDLGSSNAGEGVDAGPAADVAAEIKAGGGRAVANGANVAEWDGAKALVDQALEEFGRLDIVVNNAGILRDGFIPSLEESQWDAVIGVHLKGHFNVMRHAAAHWKAESKAGRQPRAAVVNTASASGVTLPNAGQSNYGAAKAAIAALTQVAAEELDRYGVRVNAIAPIARTRLTLATPGMGAIMEAAMEDEGFDAFSPANISPVVAYLASDLCAITGKVFAVQGGAISELAGWHDVKTIETDGPWTVDDIAARLP, from the coding sequence ATGGGCGCATTGGATGGAAAGGTCGCGGTCGTCACGGGCGCCGGCCGGGGGATCGGGCGGGAGCACTCGCTCCTGTTCGCCTCGCTCGGTGCGAGCGTCGTCGTGAACGATCTCGGTTCGAGCAACGCCGGTGAAGGCGTGGATGCAGGCCCGGCGGCGGATGTCGCCGCCGAGATCAAGGCCGGAGGCGGACGTGCGGTGGCCAACGGGGCGAACGTCGCCGAATGGGACGGCGCGAAGGCGCTGGTCGATCAGGCCCTCGAGGAGTTCGGCCGCCTCGACATCGTCGTCAACAATGCCGGCATCCTGCGGGACGGATTCATCCCGTCGCTCGAGGAATCACAGTGGGACGCCGTGATCGGCGTCCACCTGAAGGGGCACTTCAATGTGATGCGCCACGCGGCGGCTCATTGGAAGGCCGAGTCGAAGGCGGGCAGGCAGCCGCGAGCGGCAGTGGTCAACACGGCGTCCGCCTCCGGTGTCACGCTCCCGAACGCAGGGCAGTCCAACTACGGGGCGGCGAAGGCGGCGATCGCAGCGTTGACGCAGGTGGCCGCGGAGGAACTCGACAGGTACGGAGTGCGCGTGAATGCGATCGCGCCGATCGCACGCACCCGGCTCACCCTCGCGACGCCGGGGATGGGAGCGATCATGGAGGCCGCGATGGAAGATGAGGGGTTCGACGCGTTCAGTCCAGCCAACATCTCACCGGTCGTCGCTTATCTGGCGTCCGATCTGTGCGCCATCACCGGCAAGGTGTTCGCCGTGCAGGGTGGGGCGATATCGGAGCTGGCGGGCTGGCACGACGTGAAGACGATCGAGACCGACGGTCCGTGGACCGTCGACGACATCGCGGCGAGGCTCCCATGA
- a CDS encoding TetR/AcrR family transcriptional regulator codes for MGDGGMSVPVRRTQEERSAQTRAALMEATIDCLVEFGYSGITTTRVAERAGVTRGAQMHHFGSRNELVSHAIRHLAERRSAEAVERVGRIAESLDPLDSLFDLLWDLHDGPLFVASVELWVAARTDADLRVDVVEFEALVDKTIGEAVAAHVPSELARPMLDFAYTAMDALRGLLVSGFLTPGSDRPLRRWQRAKEVLRAAADPRLLDWAASARA; via the coding sequence ATGGGTGACGGCGGAATGTCTGTACCGGTTCGGCGGACACAGGAGGAGCGGAGCGCTCAGACGCGTGCTGCTCTGATGGAAGCGACCATCGACTGCCTTGTGGAGTTCGGCTACAGCGGAATCACCACAACTCGCGTCGCCGAACGGGCCGGAGTGACCCGCGGTGCCCAGATGCATCACTTCGGGTCGCGCAACGAGCTGGTGAGTCATGCGATCCGGCACCTGGCTGAGCGTCGATCGGCCGAGGCCGTCGAGCGGGTCGGTCGGATCGCCGAGTCGCTCGACCCGCTCGACTCGCTGTTCGATCTGCTGTGGGACCTTCACGACGGGCCGCTGTTCGTGGCAAGCGTGGAGCTGTGGGTGGCGGCGCGGACCGATGCCGACCTGCGAGTGGACGTTGTCGAGTTCGAGGCGCTCGTGGACAAGACGATCGGTGAGGCGGTGGCCGCGCATGTGCCGTCCGAACTGGCGCGACCGATGCTCGACTTCGCGTACACGGCGATGGATGCTCTGCGGGGGCTGCTCGTGTCGGGATTCCTCACGCCGGGCTCGGATCGTCCGCTGCGCAGGTGGCAGCGTGCAAAAGAAGTCCTCCGAGCCGCCGCTGATCCACGACTTCTCGACTGGGCGGCCTCGGCGCGCGCCTGA
- a CDS encoding RNA methyltransferase — MPDPSDPGPTEWATGVGPAVGLGPWAQERPGATPDDPRLDPELVAEGDRRNVVDEYRYWRREEIVADLDTRRHEFHVAIENWAHDANIGTVVRTANAFLAAEVHIVGRRRWNRRGAMVTDRYQHLRHHDSIDDLIAWSRSEGLAVVAVDNTPGSVRLEATELPRRCVLLFGQEGPGISGDAQASADLTVSIAQFGSTRSINAGVAAGIVMHSWIARHADLDQAW; from the coding sequence TTGCCTGACCCTTCCGACCCAGGCCCCACAGAGTGGGCGACGGGCGTCGGACCAGCAGTGGGTCTCGGCCCGTGGGCGCAGGAACGGCCGGGCGCCACTCCCGACGATCCGCGACTCGATCCGGAACTGGTCGCCGAAGGTGACCGTCGAAACGTCGTCGACGAGTACCGGTACTGGCGGCGCGAAGAGATCGTCGCCGATCTCGACACGAGGCGTCACGAGTTCCATGTCGCGATCGAGAACTGGGCGCACGACGCCAATATCGGAACTGTCGTCCGCACCGCCAATGCATTCCTGGCTGCGGAGGTGCACATCGTCGGACGCCGCCGATGGAACCGCCGCGGCGCGATGGTCACCGACCGCTACCAGCACCTCCGTCATCACGATTCGATCGACGACCTGATCGCCTGGTCGCGCAGTGAGGGTCTGGCGGTCGTCGCCGTCGACAACACACCGGGATCGGTGCGGCTCGAGGCGACTGAACTCCCGCGACGCTGCGTCCTGTTGTTCGGGCAGGAGGGCCCGGGTATCAGCGGTGACGCGCAGGCGAGCGCCGACCTGACAGTGTCGATCGCACAGTTCGGCTCAACGCGCAGCATCAACGCAGGCGTGGCGGCAGGGATCGTCATGCACTCCTGGATCGCCCGCCACGCCGACCTCGACCAGGCCTGGTAG
- the fbaA gene encoding class II fructose-bisphosphate aldolase produces MPIATPAKYAEMLAKAKSEGYAFPAINCTSSETINAAIKGFADAGSDGIIQFSTGGAEFGSGLAVKDMVVGAVALAEFAHVVAEQYDVTIALHTDHCPKDKLDGFVRPLIEISRERVANGQNPLFQSHMWDGSAVPIDENLEIAKELLAKTKEANIILEVEIGVVGGEEDGVENEINDKLYTSVEDFEKTVDALGTGENGQYLLAATFGNVHGVYKPGGVKLRPAVLKEGQDAAINKLGLDADAQPFDFVFHGGSGSLKSEIEEAVSYGVIKMNVDTDTQYAFTRPVAAHMFANYDGVLKVDGEVGNKKVYDPRSYLKKAETSMAERVVEACNDLGSAGKTIGR; encoded by the coding sequence ATGCCCATCGCAACACCCGCCAAGTACGCCGAGATGCTGGCGAAGGCGAAGTCGGAGGGCTACGCCTTCCCCGCCATCAACTGCACCTCGTCGGAGACGATCAACGCAGCCATCAAGGGCTTCGCCGACGCGGGCAGCGACGGCATCATCCAGTTCTCGACCGGCGGCGCAGAGTTCGGATCGGGCTTGGCCGTCAAGGACATGGTCGTCGGCGCTGTTGCGCTGGCGGAGTTCGCCCACGTCGTCGCCGAGCAGTACGACGTGACGATCGCGCTGCACACCGACCACTGCCCCAAGGACAAGCTGGACGGCTTCGTCCGCCCGCTCATCGAGATCTCGCGTGAGCGTGTCGCGAACGGTCAGAACCCGCTGTTCCAGTCGCACATGTGGGACGGTTCGGCAGTGCCGATCGACGAGAACCTCGAGATCGCCAAGGAACTCCTCGCCAAGACCAAGGAGGCCAACATCATTCTCGAGGTCGAGATCGGAGTTGTCGGCGGCGAAGAAGACGGTGTCGAGAACGAGATCAACGACAAGCTGTACACCTCGGTCGAAGACTTCGAGAAGACCGTCGACGCCCTCGGCACCGGCGAGAACGGCCAGTACCTGCTGGCGGCCACCTTCGGCAACGTCCACGGCGTGTACAAGCCGGGCGGCGTCAAGCTGCGCCCGGCAGTCCTCAAGGAGGGCCAGGACGCGGCGATCAACAAGCTCGGCCTCGACGCGGACGCGCAGCCGTTCGACTTCGTCTTCCACGGCGGCTCGGGTTCGCTCAAGAGTGAGATCGAAGAGGCCGTCAGCTACGGCGTCATCAAGATGAACGTCGACACCGACACCCAGTACGCGTTCACGCGACCCGTCGCGGCCCACATGTTTGCCAACTACGACGGCGTCCTCAAGGTCGACGGAGAGGTCGGCAACAAGAAGGTCTACGACCCGCGCAGCTACCTGAAGAAGGCCGAGACCTCGATGGCCGAGCGTGTTGTCGAAGCGTGCAACGATCTCGGTTCGGCAGGCAAGACCATCGGTCGCTGA
- a CDS encoding lipid-transfer protein — MTQRVFVIGVGMTKFEKPGRRKNDDGSDWDYPDMARESGTMALADAGVTYDQIQEAYVGYVYGESTSGQRAVYELGMTGVPVVNVNNNCSTGSTALYLAARAIRGGLADCTLALGFEKMQPGSLGSTYDDRAQPMEKHILAMAEISEVLFPPAPWMFGAAGREHMREHGSTAEHFAKIGEKNHRHSTNNPYAQFQDEYTLDEILDSRTIYDPLTKLQCSPTSDGSGAAVLASERFVDQHGLADRAVEIVGQAMTTDYRSSFNGTCKNLIGHDMNVQVARSVYEQAGLGPADFQVIELHDCFSANELLLYEALGLCGEGEGHTLIDDGATTYGGQWVVNPSGGLISKGHPLGATGLAQCAELTWQLRGDADGRQVDGVTAALQHNIGLGGAAVVSAYQRANR; from the coding sequence ATGACACAGAGAGTGTTCGTCATCGGCGTAGGCATGACGAAATTCGAGAAGCCGGGCCGTCGGAAGAACGACGACGGGTCGGACTGGGACTACCCGGACATGGCCAGGGAATCTGGAACGATGGCGCTCGCCGATGCCGGAGTGACGTATGACCAGATTCAAGAGGCCTACGTCGGCTACGTCTACGGAGAGTCCACATCGGGTCAGCGAGCCGTGTACGAACTCGGCATGACCGGTGTCCCGGTGGTGAACGTGAACAACAACTGTTCCACGGGCTCCACCGCGCTGTACCTCGCAGCGCGCGCCATCCGCGGCGGTCTCGCGGACTGCACGCTGGCGCTCGGTTTTGAGAAGATGCAGCCGGGCTCGCTCGGATCGACGTACGACGATCGTGCGCAACCGATGGAGAAGCACATTCTCGCGATGGCCGAGATCAGCGAAGTCCTGTTCCCTCCCGCGCCGTGGATGTTCGGCGCCGCCGGACGAGAACACATGCGAGAACACGGCTCGACCGCCGAGCACTTCGCAAAGATCGGCGAGAAGAATCACCGACACTCGACGAACAATCCATACGCCCAGTTCCAGGACGAGTACACGCTCGACGAGATCCTCGACTCGCGGACGATCTACGATCCGCTCACCAAACTGCAGTGCTCACCGACGTCGGACGGGTCCGGTGCGGCCGTGCTCGCTTCGGAGCGATTCGTGGACCAGCACGGACTCGCCGACCGCGCGGTCGAGATCGTCGGGCAGGCGATGACCACCGACTATCGATCGTCGTTCAACGGCACCTGCAAGAACCTCATCGGCCACGACATGAATGTCCAGGTCGCACGGTCGGTCTACGAGCAGGCGGGCCTCGGGCCTGCCGACTTCCAGGTGATCGAACTCCACGACTGCTTCTCGGCCAACGAACTGCTCCTGTACGAAGCGCTCGGCCTGTGCGGCGAAGGTGAGGGGCACACGCTCATCGACGACGGCGCGACCACGTACGGCGGACAGTGGGTGGTGAACCCGTCCGGCGGCCTCATCTCAAAGGGGCATCCGCTCGGCGCGACCGGGCTCGCTCAGTGCGCAGAACTGACGTGGCAACTCCGCGGCGACGCAGATGGTCGTCAAGTCGACGGCGTGACCGCGGCACTCCAGCACAACATCGGCCTCGGAGGCGCCGCCGTCGTGTCCGCCTATCAGCGCGCGAACCGCTGA
- a CDS encoding MaoC/PaaZ C-terminal domain-containing protein, which translates to MTVVDNGFDDAAIGVWAEPEVVTVTREAIAAYAAATNDPIEAHLRGDVAPPVFGIVPAFDAMMSPAVDVVPIEIFGRIVHGEQDFHFHRPIVPGDVLTTRARVIGYDTVDSGTRLSIQIETRDAQDELVNEQYLIGFFRGVDAGRNVGERVPGHRLDTTTTSREPIAVVDAHVDDDQTFRYAPASGDPMPIHLDDEVAKDAGLPGIIAHGLCTMAFTSWAVLTEVAASDVHRLRRFAVRFSTMVLPGDDLTTRIWHSGSAGDATEYGFQTTREGDVVITDGLAVVAD; encoded by the coding sequence ATGACTGTCGTCGACAACGGCTTCGACGACGCCGCGATCGGAGTCTGGGCTGAGCCCGAGGTCGTCACGGTCACGAGGGAGGCGATCGCCGCATACGCCGCAGCGACCAACGATCCCATCGAGGCACACCTGCGGGGCGATGTCGCGCCGCCCGTGTTCGGGATCGTTCCGGCGTTCGACGCCATGATGTCGCCCGCAGTCGACGTGGTGCCGATCGAGATCTTCGGGCGGATCGTCCACGGGGAGCAGGACTTCCACTTCCACCGACCGATCGTGCCCGGCGACGTGCTCACGACCCGGGCACGTGTGATCGGATACGACACCGTCGACTCCGGCACCCGTCTGTCGATCCAGATCGAGACGCGAGACGCACAGGACGAGCTGGTCAACGAGCAGTACCTGATCGGGTTCTTCCGCGGCGTCGATGCGGGCCGGAACGTCGGAGAGAGGGTCCCAGGTCACCGTCTCGACACCACGACGACCAGTCGGGAACCCATTGCCGTCGTCGATGCGCACGTGGACGACGACCAGACGTTCCGCTATGCGCCGGCATCGGGGGACCCGATGCCGATCCACCTCGACGACGAGGTCGCGAAGGACGCGGGCTTGCCGGGAATCATCGCGCACGGGCTGTGCACGATGGCGTTCACCTCGTGGGCAGTGCTCACCGAGGTCGCCGCGTCCGACGTTCATCGACTCCGGCGTTTCGCCGTCCGCTTCTCGACGATGGTCCTTCCCGGTGACGACCTCACCACTCGGATCTGGCACAGCGGATCGGCAGGCGACGCCACCGAGTACGGATTTCAGACGACTCGCGAAGGCGACGTCGTGATCACCGACGGTCTCGCGGTCGTCGCGGACTGA